GGCCGTCCTCGGAATCGCCGGCGCGATCCTCGCCTTCCGGCGGCGGGATCCCGCCGGGACCGCGTGCGGGATCTGGTTTCTCGGCCAGATGCTCTTCTTCACCGCCGCCCCGTCCTGGGAGCGCTACCTCGTTCCCGTCCTTCCCTTCGCGGTCATTCTCGCGGTTTCGGCGATCGCCCGCCTCCCGGTTTTCCGGAGATCCATCGCCGTCGCCGAGGCGATCTGACTTCGAACGGCGGGCAGTTCCGCTCCGATCGAAGCGGCCAGAGGAACGAGGCGCGCGGTGCTCGCCGGCGTGCCGGGAGGTGACGGCCCGGCTCAAATTGCATCACGCGTTTTCCGGACGCGGATGGCTATCATGGCCTCCTCCGTGGGCGAGACGATCCGTTTCTACGCCGGATTCGCGGGAGGAGTCCCCTGGCTCCTGGCGTGTTCCGTGGCCGGATTCCTTCGCCTGGCGTTCGGGTCGCACGATCGTTCCGCGACGACGTTCTTTGCCCGGATCTTCTGCGGCGGCCTCACCCGCGCGCTCGGCTGGCGGATCGTCGCCGACCCCGCGGACCTGCTCGAACGGGCGCGTCCATGCGTCTTCGTCTCGAATCACCAGTCGATCCTCGACGTCGTCGTCTTCGGAGCGATCGTGCCTCCGCGCACGGTCGCGGTCGGAAAGAAGGAGATCGGGCGGATTCCCCTCTTCGGCTGGTTCTTTCGCGCGGCCGGTAACCTCACGGTCGACCGGGGACGCCCCGAGCAGACGACGATCGCGCTCGCCGAAGCGGCGGGCATCATCCGCGAGGAGCGGATCTCCGTGTGGATGATGCCGGAAGGACATCGCAACGCCGGCGAGGAGCTCCTCCCCTTCAAGACCGGCGCCTTCCGGCTCGCGGGAGTCGCCGGAGTGCCGATCGTGCCTCTCGTCGCGGAGCCCCTCACCGCGATCGTCGACACGCGAGTTCGCCGCGCGCGGCCGGGCACGCTTCGGGTCCGCGTCCTCGATCCGATCCCGGTGCCCGACGCCTCCCCCGCCGCCGTCTCCGCGGCCGCGGCCGAGACGCGCCGCCGCATGCAGGAGGCCCTGGACGACCTGCGGCGAACGGTCGCCGCGGAATCCGAAGGCCCGTCGAAAATGAGACGAAGCTCGGACGAGCGAGCGATCCATCCCCGGGAATTGAAGCCGCGCTGAAGAGGCGGCCGGGGGACGGCCGCTCCTATTCGTCCCTGCCGTGGATCTTCATTTGCACGAGCTCCTCCGGGGACGGACGGCGGTCGCGGCTCGAGACATGCCGGACGAACTCGGGTGAAACGCCGTGGATCCGCATCGCGACGAGATCGTCGACGGGAACGCCGCGATACCCGAGCGACGCGAGCTCGCGGATGAACTCGGGCGTCACCCCGTGGATCCGCATCGCGACGAGATCGTCCGCGGACGTCCCCGCGTAGCCGAGCGCCGCGAGGTCGCGCAGGAACTCTTCGCTCGCGCCGTGGATCCGGAGCGCGACGAGGTCCGCCGGGCCGGCGTCGGGATACCGGAGCTCGCGGAGCGTCCTCGCGAACTCCGGTCGGACTCCGTGGATGCGCATCGCGACGAGATCGTCGGCCGAAATCGAGGAGAGGCCCGCGTCGTTCATCGCCTTCACGTACTCGGGCGTCGCCCCGTGGATCCGAAACGCGACGAGATCGTCCGCCGGGACGCCGCGATACCCGAGCGCCTGCATCGCCCGAATGAAGTCGGGCGTCGCCCCGTGGATGCGGAGCGCGACGAGATCGTCGAAGTCGAGGCGCGAATAGCCGAGAGCGGCGAGCTCCCGCACGAAGGCGCGGCTGACGTCGTGCACGGCCGCGGAAAACAGCCGGTCGCCGGACTGCCCGCCGTAGCCGAGCGAAGACATCTCCGCGACGTAGGCGGGGTCGGCCTCGAACGTGAAGCGCCCGCCGCCTTCTCCATCGCGGACGTCGCCTTCGAAATGGAAGACTCCGGCGTCCCGGCTCATGTCGAACCGGACGGGAGCGCTTCCCCCGCGAAGGGCGTCCGCGGAAAGGCCGCTCAGAGCCGAGACCGGGACGGTCTCTCCCGAGCTCCAGCTCGAATGCGAGGTCTTGCGGCGAATCTCGAGCTGGACGCTGCCGCGGACCCCCGCCGGCTCGATCGACCAGGTGCCGGACACGGAGGGTTCCGACGCCGCGCCGAAGGCCAGCACGGCCACGGCGGATGCCCCGGCCAGGGACAGGAGCAACGATCGACCGATCTTCTTCACGGGATCCTCCTTCGCCTCTCCCATAAGACGGCGCCGCGCCCGAAAAGGTTTCTGCTCCGGCGATCCGGCGCGGCGCTACTGGAGATCGTAGTCCGCGATCTTCTTTCCCTCGAGATACTTGTCGAACCAGTTCAGGATGTGCCGAAGCCTCGCGATTCGATGGGAGGGCTTGCCCGATCGAGAAAGCTCGTGCGTCTCGCCCGGGAAGAGAACCATCACGGCAGGTTTGTGGAGCGCCTTCAGCGCGCGGAACATCGTCCCCCCGCCCGCGTTCGTGGGCGTTCGGAGATCGCTTTCTCCTTCGATCAGCATCAGCGGCGTCTGGACCCTTTCGACGTAGGTGACGGGAGAGCGCCGGCGGTATTCCTCCGGATCCTGGAAGGGGTACCGGCGAAACCAGAACGGCGTGAAGAGCGTGAAATCCGTCGAGTACCAGAACGCCGCCCAGTCGCCGATCGACCGCTGCGAAACCGCCGCGGCGAAACGGTTCGTCTGCGTGACCGTCCAGTTCGTGAGGAGACCCCCTCCGCTTCCGCCCGTGACGCCCAGCTTCTTCTCGTCGACGTATCCGCGCCGGAGGAGCTCGTCGACGCCGGTCATGAGGTCCTTGTAGTCGTCGCCCGGATAGTTGTACTGGATGACGTTTCCGAAGTCCTGCCCGTATCCCGTGCTCCCGCGCGGATTCGGCGCGAGGACGACGTATCCCTTCGCGGCCATCCACTGGAATTCGTGGAAGAAGGTCTCGCCGTACGCCGTGTGGGGACCGCCGTGGATGTCCAGGATGAGCGGATATTTCTTCGACGGATCGAAGTGCGGAGGCTTCACCACCCAGGCTTCGATCTTCGTTCCGTCGAAGCTCGCGTAAGTGATCTTCTCCGGGCGGGAGACCTCGATCGCATCGAACAGGACGTCGTTTTCGTGGGTCAGACGCGCCAGCTTCCGGGTCGTCGCGTCGAAGAGGTAAAGCTCGGTCAGCCGGGTCGCGTCGTCGATCGTCACGGCGAAGCGATCCCCGTCGGAGGCCGCCGTGTACGCGACGATCTCGTGGTCTCCACTCGTCAGGGGCTCGACCCGCTTCGTCGCGAGGTCGATCCGGACGAGATTCGAATGGCCGTGCTCGGTAGTCGCGACGACGACCGCTTCGCCGCCGCGCGCCCACACGAGAGGGCTCGACGATTCCCCCCCGCGCGGCGGATGCTGGTCGCCGATGATGTCGTTTCCGACGTCGGAGTCGTATCCGTCCGTCAGGTTCGCCGCGCGGCCCCCTCGGAAGACGAAGGCGTCCGGCTGCGTGTACGAACGCTCCCGAGCCGGGTTGACCCATCCCTCGAACGCGAAGGAACGGCCGTCGGGCGACGGACGGACGCCGAATACCGGGCCGTCGATG
This genomic stretch from Thermoanaerobaculia bacterium harbors:
- a CDS encoding lysophospholipid acyltransferase family protein, which translates into the protein MASSVGETIRFYAGFAGGVPWLLACSVAGFLRLAFGSHDRSATTFFARIFCGGLTRALGWRIVADPADLLERARPCVFVSNHQSILDVVVFGAIVPPRTVAVGKKEIGRIPLFGWFFRAAGNLTVDRGRPEQTTIALAEAAGIIREERISVWMMPEGHRNAGEELLPFKTGAFRLAGVAGVPIVPLVAEPLTAIVDTRVRRARPGTLRVRVLDPIPVPDASPAAVSAAAAETRRRMQEALDDLRRTVAAESEGPSKMRRSSDERAIHPRELKPR
- a CDS encoding S9 family peptidase, with the protein product MRRLPSVLLGTVFAFGFGARPAAAAERRPIAETDLLKFRWIADPQISPDGRRIAYVLVTVDEKEDRYDTSVWEIDAREGAAPRRLTAGTRDSSPRWSPDSETLAFLRAGEKDPAQIWVLPMAGGEARRLTDLPKGASPAQWSPDGRTIAFTSSTTPEDLEERKKNAGKAEAEKEKESDVRIVTRALYRDNDEGLLDLNAHEHVWTISSSPAETLAAPRQVTTGRFDEGNPFWSRDGERLFFVSDRQEEPYYKPADSNLYSVPAGGGPLETVIDIDGPVFGVRPSPDGRSFAFEGWVNPARERSYTQPDAFVFRGGRAANLTDGYDSDVGNDIIGDQHPPRGGESSSPLVWARGGEAVVVATTEHGHSNLVRIDLATKRVEPLTSGDHEIVAYTAASDGDRFAVTIDDATRLTELYLFDATTRKLARLTHENDVLFDAIEVSRPEKITYASFDGTKIEAWVVKPPHFDPSKKYPLILDIHGGPHTAYGETFFHEFQWMAAKGYVVLAPNPRGSTGYGQDFGNVIQYNYPGDDYKDLMTGVDELLRRGYVDEKKLGVTGGSGGGLLTNWTVTQTNRFAAAVSQRSIGDWAAFWYSTDFTLFTPFWFRRYPFQDPEEYRRRSPVTYVERVQTPLMLIEGESDLRTPTNAGGGTMFRALKALHKPAVMVLFPGETHELSRSGKPSHRIARLRHILNWFDKYLEGKKIADYDLQ